Proteins from a genomic interval of Chionomys nivalis chromosome 7, mChiNiv1.1, whole genome shotgun sequence:
- the Atpaf2 gene encoding ATP synthase mitochondrial F1 complex assembly factor 2 isoform X4, translating to MHLTTLCNTSLDNPTQRNKDQLIRATVKFLDTDTICYRVEEPETLVELQKSEWDPVIEWAEERYGMEIGSSTSIMGPSIPTQTREALTSHLSSYNMWALQGIEFIVAQLKSMLLTLGLIDRHLTVEQAVLLSRLEEEYQIQKWGNIEWAHDYELQELRARTAAGTLFVHLCSESSTVKHKLLQE from the exons ATGCACCTG ACCACATTGTGCAACACATCCTTGGACAACCCAACCCAGCGAAACAAGGATCAATTGATCCGGGCAACTGTAAAGTTCCTGGACACTGATACCATCTG CTACAGGGTGGAAGAGCCGGAGACATTAGTGGAACTTCAAAAGAGCGAATGGGACCCAGTCATAGAATGGGCTGAGGAAAG GTACGGCATGGAGATCGGCTCCTCCACCAGCATAATGGGACCCAGCATTCCTACCCAGACCCGAGAGGCGCTCACCAGCCACTTGTCCTCTTACAACATGTGGGCCCTACAAG GGATTGAGTTTATAGTGGCCCAGCTCAAGTCCATGTTGCTGACCTTGGGCCTGATTGACAGGCACCTGACTGTGGAGCAGGCTGTGCTTCTGTCACGCCTGGAGGAGGAGTACCAG ATCCAGAAGTGGGGCAACATTGAGTGGGCCCACGACTACGAACTCCAGGAGCTGCGGGCTCGCACAGCTGCTGGTACCCTTTTTGTCCACCTCTGCTCAGAAAGCTCTACGGTCAAACACAAGCTCCTACAGGAGTGA